From a region of the Thermomonas sp. HDW16 genome:
- a CDS encoding metallophosphoesterase: MLRSRRQRWAWALFLAVLMVAVYGFVIEPGRLIQRDYMLALRGWPAACDGLRIDVVADTHTGSPRNGVEHLDRWVQALIDSDAPIVLMGGDYVILSVLAGTYVPADVIAEHLKPLTARKQVYGVLGNHDWWKNGKEISRAFSAAGVKMIDNRALPVQVGACRFWLAGLGDKLEGRPDVPGTFARIPAGAPVIALTHEPSLWPRLPSTAALTVAGHTHGGQINPFGVFTPRRFRADSHALRGVYAEGGHTLFVTPGIGTSILPMRLGVPPEVSRLRLRGDAASAATRIPPR, encoded by the coding sequence GTGTTGCGTTCGCGCCGGCAGCGCTGGGCGTGGGCGCTGTTCCTTGCCGTGCTGATGGTCGCGGTGTACGGCTTCGTCATCGAGCCCGGGCGATTGATACAGCGCGATTACATGCTGGCCTTGCGCGGCTGGCCGGCCGCCTGCGATGGCCTGCGCATCGACGTGGTGGCCGATACCCATACTGGCTCACCGCGCAACGGCGTCGAGCATCTGGATCGCTGGGTACAGGCACTGATCGACAGCGACGCGCCCATCGTGTTGATGGGCGGCGACTACGTGATCCTCAGCGTGCTGGCTGGTACCTACGTACCCGCAGACGTCATCGCCGAGCACTTGAAGCCGCTGACCGCGCGCAAGCAGGTGTATGGCGTGCTGGGCAACCACGATTGGTGGAAGAACGGCAAGGAAATTTCGCGCGCGTTCTCCGCGGCGGGCGTGAAGATGATCGACAACCGGGCACTGCCGGTGCAGGTTGGGGCCTGTCGCTTCTGGCTGGCCGGCCTGGGCGACAAGCTGGAAGGCCGGCCGGATGTGCCGGGCACGTTCGCGCGCATTCCTGCTGGCGCGCCGGTGATCGCGCTGACCCACGAGCCATCGCTATGGCCGCGATTGCCGTCGACAGCGGCGCTGACCGTGGCCGGGCATACCCATGGCGGGCAGATCAATCCGTTTGGCGTGTTCACGCCGCGTCGGTTTCGCGCGGACTCGCACGCATTGCGTGGTGTCTATGCCGAAGGCGGACACACGCTGTTCGTCACACCTGGTATCGGCACCAGCATCCTGCCGATGCGGTTGGGGGTGCCACCGGAGGTTTCGCGGTTGAGGTTGCGGGGGGATGCGGCCAGCGCGGCGACAAGGATACCGCCGCGCTGA
- a CDS encoding toll/interleukin-1 receptor domain-containing protein: protein MGWPAKQGRRRDPGRWGLRYRAFISYSHADARHATWLHRRLEAYRLPSRLRGATGTHGPLPERLSPIFRDRDDLPSAGQLGPQIQAALENSEALVVVCSPNAAQSTYVDAEILTFKRLGRGDRIYAFIVDGEPNSGDANECFPPALRYELDADGNLDSTPANPVAADARPGKDGKPLALLKLLAGLFGLPLDTLRQREARRRHLRMTAITALAVVVMLVTSVLAVQAMVAKKAAERRQKQAETLVDFMLGDLNDKLSEVGRLDILSSVNDKAMAYFQSLPKTDVTDEALEQRAKALVKIGIVRSEQGALPKAMESFKAAAALSGPLARARPADLARQLAYADILSYIGVTHWYQGDMKGAQQGFDATHNVLAAARRHAPGNPRLLYQLTNVDNNNGHVLEATGHFEEAAENYERMLAAAEPLAVLDPDNLDWQGQLGLAHNNLAKMALMSGNLAKAINGYRADLVIQQHSLDRDRRNNAQHERLLISRATLGRTLALGGQLDEGAALLRQTLDDAERLNVMEPGSTNYQFDIGLYAYQLAKIERQRGQAEVAKQLVGQSLEMLEAMIKASPEQTAWQREHAAALTESAEQIIASGKHSDLVNNQLTSALETLEPQLKENQQDRGIVLATANAWLRLASVSPESRRKALAERALATIDVQTSARQDPRLLALKADALTQLGRKHEAKPITTALSAAGYHDFKPPPSTPAYPAATTSPKR, encoded by the coding sequence TTGGGTTGGCCGGCGAAACAGGGGCGTCGGCGCGATCCCGGGAGGTGGGGTCTGCGTTATCGCGCCTTCATCAGCTACAGCCACGCCGACGCACGCCACGCCACTTGGCTGCATCGCCGGCTGGAAGCGTATCGCCTGCCGTCGCGACTGCGCGGCGCAACGGGCACGCATGGCCCGTTGCCCGAACGACTGAGTCCGATCTTCCGCGACCGTGATGACCTGCCAAGCGCAGGCCAACTGGGCCCGCAGATCCAGGCTGCACTGGAAAATTCCGAAGCGCTGGTGGTGGTGTGTTCGCCCAACGCGGCGCAGTCCACTTATGTCGATGCCGAAATCCTGACCTTCAAGCGACTGGGTCGCGGCGATCGCATCTATGCCTTCATCGTCGATGGCGAACCGAACTCCGGCGATGCGAACGAATGCTTCCCGCCTGCCCTGCGCTATGAACTGGATGCCGATGGCAACCTCGACAGCACCCCGGCCAATCCCGTCGCCGCCGATGCCCGCCCGGGCAAGGACGGAAAACCGCTCGCGCTGTTGAAACTGCTGGCTGGCCTGTTCGGCCTGCCGCTGGACACCCTGCGCCAGCGCGAGGCGCGCCGCCGCCACCTGCGCATGACCGCGATCACCGCGTTGGCGGTAGTGGTGATGCTGGTGACCAGCGTGCTGGCGGTGCAGGCGATGGTGGCGAAAAAAGCCGCCGAGCGCCGGCAGAAGCAAGCGGAAACGCTGGTGGATTTCATGCTGGGCGACCTCAACGACAAATTGTCGGAAGTGGGGCGCCTGGACATCCTGTCGTCCGTCAACGACAAGGCGATGGCGTACTTCCAGTCGCTGCCGAAGACAGATGTCACCGATGAGGCACTGGAACAGCGCGCCAAGGCGCTGGTCAAGATCGGCATCGTCCGTTCCGAACAGGGAGCCTTGCCGAAGGCGATGGAAAGCTTCAAGGCAGCAGCGGCCTTGTCCGGTCCGCTTGCCCGGGCAAGACCCGCCGATCTGGCGCGACAACTCGCCTATGCCGACATCCTTTCCTATATCGGGGTGACCCATTGGTATCAGGGCGACATGAAAGGCGCGCAACAAGGTTTCGATGCAACCCACAATGTGCTTGCCGCGGCACGTCGGCACGCCCCCGGCAACCCACGGCTGCTGTACCAACTGACGAACGTCGACAACAACAATGGGCACGTCCTCGAAGCCACCGGGCATTTCGAGGAAGCCGCGGAAAACTACGAGCGCATGTTGGCTGCCGCGGAACCCTTGGCGGTTCTTGATCCGGACAACCTTGACTGGCAGGGACAGCTTGGTCTGGCGCACAACAATTTGGCGAAGATGGCCCTGATGAGCGGAAACCTTGCCAAGGCAATCAACGGCTATCGTGCCGATCTTGTCATCCAGCAGCATTCCTTGGACAGGGATCGGCGCAACAACGCGCAACACGAGCGACTGCTGATTTCGCGAGCGACCTTGGGACGGACGCTCGCGCTCGGCGGCCAGCTGGACGAAGGCGCTGCCTTGCTTCGACAAACGCTGGACGATGCCGAACGACTCAATGTCATGGAACCCGGCAGTACCAACTACCAATTCGACATCGGACTGTATGCCTATCAGCTCGCCAAGATCGAACGGCAACGTGGCCAAGCGGAGGTCGCGAAGCAACTAGTTGGGCAGTCGCTTGAAATGCTTGAAGCCATGATCAAGGCGAGTCCTGAACAAACGGCTTGGCAACGCGAACATGCGGCCGCACTGACCGAAAGCGCCGAGCAGATCATCGCCTCGGGCAAGCATTCCGATCTGGTGAACAACCAGCTGACTTCCGCCCTCGAAACCCTCGAACCGCAGCTCAAAGAGAACCAGCAGGATCGCGGCATCGTGCTCGCCACGGCTAATGCATGGCTGCGCTTGGCCTCCGTGTCCCCCGAAAGCCGGCGAAAAGCGCTGGCCGAACGCGCGCTCGCAACGATCGATGTACAGACCTCCGCGCGCCAGGATCCCAGGTTGTTGGCACTCAAGGCCGATGCGTTGACGCAACTAGGCCGAAAGCATGAAGCGAAGCCGATCACCACGGCACTGTCAGCGGCCGGTTATCACGACTTTAAGCCGCCTCCATCAACGCCCGCGTACCCAGCGGCCACGACCTCCCCCAAACGCTGA
- a CDS encoding DUF1304 domain-containing protein: MSTVALLLLVVVALLHLYFLVLEMFLWTKPLGLKTFRNTPERAETTRVLAANQGLYNGFLAAGLLYAAVTGSREFAVFFLLCVVVAGAYGAYSVNKRIFFVQALPALLALAAVCCF; the protein is encoded by the coding sequence ATGTCGACGGTCGCATTGTTGTTGCTGGTCGTGGTGGCCCTGCTGCACCTGTATTTCCTGGTGCTGGAAATGTTCCTGTGGACCAAGCCGCTGGGGCTGAAGACCTTCCGCAACACGCCGGAGAGGGCCGAAACCACCCGCGTATTGGCCGCCAACCAGGGCCTGTACAACGGCTTCCTGGCCGCCGGCCTGCTGTATGCGGCGGTCACCGGCTCGCGCGAGTTCGCGGTGTTCTTCCTGCTGTGCGTGGTCGTGGCCGGTGCCTACGGGGCGTACAGCGTCAACAAGCGGATCTTCTTCGTGCAGGCGTTGCCGGCCCTGCTGGCGCTGGCCGCGGTGTGCTGCTTCTGA
- a CDS encoding hotdog fold domain-containing protein, translated as MATPMLDVYRRLTRWPGGRWLFSKLVCWKAPYFASIVPRIESLEPGRGIASIAHRRKVSNHIGTVHAIALCNLAEFVGGLTCEVSIPHGMRWIPKGMDVKYLKKAVGRMRATAVPAFPAHVADEGYELPFDVTIQDPQGDAVLTATIAMWISPKTTR; from the coding sequence ATGGCAACGCCGATGCTGGATGTGTACCGACGCCTGACCCGCTGGCCGGGCGGACGTTGGTTGTTCTCGAAACTGGTGTGCTGGAAAGCGCCCTACTTCGCCAGCATCGTGCCGCGCATCGAATCGCTGGAGCCGGGGCGCGGGATCGCGTCCATCGCGCACCGGCGCAAGGTCAGCAACCACATCGGCACCGTGCATGCGATCGCGCTGTGCAACCTGGCCGAGTTCGTCGGCGGCCTGACCTGCGAAGTCAGCATCCCGCACGGCATGCGCTGGATCCCCAAGGGCATGGACGTGAAGTACCTGAAGAAGGCAGTCGGGCGGATGCGTGCCACCGCGGTGCCGGCATTCCCGGCGCATGTCGCGGATGAAGGCTACGAATTGCCGTTCGACGTGACCATCCAGGATCCGCAGGGCGACGCCGTGCTGACCGCGACGATCGCCATGTGGATCTCGCCGAAAACGACGCGCTGA
- a CDS encoding acyl-CoA dehydrogenase, whose translation MSVLLPFLAFLVAGAFAAYHRLRLAVWAALTGTLLVACWLLGANLAATITAAVIVALIAVPLLIPQIRKPFITAPLLKFYTKLLPPLSDTERTALESGTVGFEGQLFSGKPDWDQLLKLPKPELTAEEQAFLDGPCEELCRMADDWDICHVRADLPPEIWEYVKRNKFFGLNIPKEYGGLGFSALMNHKVIQKLASISTVLSSTVGVPNSLGPAELLMHYGTDEQKRDYLPRLADGREVPCFALTGPFAGSDATSIPDYGIVCEGEWNGAKVLGIRLTMDKRYITLAPVATLIGVAFRMYDPDGLLGDKRDIGISLALVPRDTPGLDIGRRHFPLNSPFQNGPIHGKDLFVPLSQLIGGEDYAGQGWRMLMECLSIGRSITLPSTASGGSKMGAVAVGSYARIRKQFGLSVGRFEGVEEALARIAGNAYACSALSEATAAAVARGENPAVPSTIAKYHCTEMGRKAAMDSMDILGGKGIILGPRNFAGRAWQASPIAITVEGANIMTRSLMIFGQGAILCHPWVMKEMKAAQLADPVERIDKFDAALFGHIGFAISNAVRSWWYGLTGSKIGVAPGDDDTRRYFRKLNRYSAALAVMADTSMLLLGGKLKFKESLSGRLGDVLSQLYITSAMLKRHQDAGSPAGDQPLLAYAFHDAVNKIETALSGALRNFPIRPVGWLLWLVIFPWGRRAQAPSDRLGHKVASLLMTPCDARERMANGVFTTPCENNPAGRIISYLPKVVMAEPVERKFLKALKNSDIEALEFVAQLDEGVREGWITADERKQLEELRAMTLDAIMVDDFESWELRSAGYAVFDAPGATGREAA comes from the coding sequence ATGAGCGTCCTGCTTCCCTTCCTTGCCTTCCTCGTCGCCGGCGCGTTCGCCGCCTATCACCGCCTGCGCCTGGCGGTCTGGGCCGCGTTGACCGGCACCTTACTGGTGGCCTGCTGGCTGCTGGGCGCGAACCTGGCGGCAACCATCACCGCCGCGGTCATCGTGGCCTTGATCGCGGTGCCGCTGCTGATCCCGCAGATACGCAAGCCGTTCATCACCGCGCCGCTGCTGAAGTTCTACACCAAGCTGCTGCCGCCACTGTCCGATACCGAGCGCACTGCGCTTGAATCCGGCACGGTCGGTTTCGAAGGCCAGCTGTTCTCCGGCAAGCCGGACTGGGATCAGCTGTTGAAGCTGCCGAAGCCGGAACTGACCGCCGAGGAACAGGCCTTCCTGGATGGCCCCTGCGAAGAACTGTGCCGGATGGCTGACGACTGGGACATCTGCCACGTCCGCGCCGACCTGCCGCCGGAGATCTGGGAGTACGTCAAGCGCAACAAGTTCTTCGGCCTGAACATTCCGAAGGAATACGGCGGTCTGGGCTTCTCCGCGCTGATGAACCACAAGGTCATCCAGAAGCTGGCCTCGATCAGCACCGTACTCAGCTCCACCGTGGGCGTGCCGAACTCGCTGGGCCCGGCCGAACTGCTGATGCACTACGGTACCGACGAGCAGAAGCGCGACTACCTACCGCGTCTGGCCGACGGCCGTGAAGTGCCCTGCTTCGCACTGACCGGCCCGTTCGCCGGCTCCGACGCCACCTCGATCCCGGACTACGGCATCGTCTGCGAAGGCGAATGGAACGGCGCCAAGGTGCTGGGCATCCGCCTGACCATGGACAAGCGCTACATCACGTTGGCGCCGGTGGCCACGCTGATCGGCGTCGCGTTCCGCATGTACGACCCGGACGGCCTGCTGGGCGACAAGCGCGACATCGGCATCAGCCTGGCGCTGGTGCCGCGCGACACACCCGGTCTGGACATCGGCCGCCGCCACTTCCCGCTCAACTCGCCGTTCCAGAACGGCCCGATCCACGGCAAGGACCTGTTCGTGCCGCTGTCGCAGCTGATTGGTGGTGAAGACTATGCCGGCCAGGGCTGGCGCATGCTGATGGAATGCCTGTCGATCGGCCGTTCGATCACCCTGCCCTCGACCGCCAGCGGCGGCTCGAAGATGGGCGCGGTCGCGGTGGGCAGCTATGCACGCATCCGCAAGCAGTTCGGCCTGTCGGTCGGCCGCTTCGAAGGCGTGGAAGAAGCCCTCGCCCGCATCGCCGGCAATGCCTATGCCTGCAGTGCGTTGAGCGAAGCGACGGCAGCGGCGGTGGCGCGCGGCGAAAACCCCGCCGTGCCGTCCACCATTGCCAAGTACCACTGCACCGAGATGGGCCGCAAGGCGGCCATGGACAGCATGGACATCCTCGGCGGCAAGGGCATCATCCTGGGGCCGCGCAATTTCGCCGGCCGCGCGTGGCAGGCATCGCCGATCGCCATCACGGTGGAAGGCGCGAACATCATGACCCGCAGCCTGATGATCTTCGGCCAAGGCGCGATCCTCTGCCATCCGTGGGTGATGAAGGAAATGAAGGCGGCGCAACTGGCCGATCCGGTCGAGCGCATCGACAAGTTCGATGCCGCATTGTTCGGCCACATCGGTTTCGCGATTTCCAATGCGGTGCGCAGCTGGTGGTATGGCCTGACCGGCAGCAAGATCGGCGTCGCCCCGGGCGATGACGACACCCGCCGTTACTTCCGCAAGCTCAATCGCTATTCCGCCGCGCTGGCGGTGATGGCGGATACCTCGATGCTGCTGCTCGGCGGCAAGCTGAAGTTCAAGGAATCACTGAGCGGCCGCCTGGGCGACGTGCTCAGCCAGCTGTACATCACCAGCGCCATGCTCAAGCGCCACCAGGATGCGGGCAGCCCGGCCGGCGACCAGCCGCTGCTGGCCTATGCCTTCCACGATGCCGTCAACAAGATCGAGACCGCGCTGTCCGGCGCGCTGCGCAACTTCCCGATCCGTCCGGTCGGCTGGTTGCTGTGGTTGGTGATCTTCCCCTGGGGCCGCCGCGCGCAGGCGCCGAGCGACCGCCTGGGCCACAAGGTCGCCAGCCTGCTGATGACGCCCTGCGATGCACGCGAGCGCATGGCCAACGGCGTGTTCACCACGCCGTGCGAAAACAACCCGGCTGGCCGCATCATCAGCTACCTGCCGAAGGTGGTGATGGCCGAACCGGTGGAACGCAAGTTCCTCAAGGCGCTGAAGAACAGCGACATCGAAGCGCTGGAGTTCGTTGCGCAGCTCGACGAAGGCGTGCGCGAAGGCTGGATCACCGCGGACGAGCGCAAGCAGTTGGAAGAACTGCGCGCGATGACCCTGGACGCGATCATGGTCGATGACTTCGAATCCTGGGAACTGCGTTCGGCCGGCTATGCCGTGTTCGATGCGCCGGGAGCCACTGGACGCGAGGCGGCCTGA
- a CDS encoding TetR/AcrR family transcriptional regulator, with protein sequence MTEASPRSGRLSADDWAREALEQIADAGVSSVAVEPLARRLGVTKGSFYWHFPSRDALLQAALERWERDEQNAYGALESITDATERLRALFHLIAHHNKTHIIYSELLKASDHAAVQAVLAHVLERRVGFLFGSFRQAGLSQKDALNRARMTYAVYVGFLQLELPKFQARQPIDGFDGYIEHMMATLIPKP encoded by the coding sequence ATGACCGAAGCATCACCCCGTAGCGGGCGCCTTAGCGCCGATGATTGGGCCCGCGAAGCGCTTGAGCAGATCGCGGATGCCGGCGTTTCCTCCGTGGCGGTGGAGCCATTGGCGCGCCGGCTTGGCGTGACCAAAGGCAGCTTCTACTGGCATTTTCCCTCCCGCGATGCCCTCTTGCAGGCTGCGCTGGAGCGCTGGGAGCGCGATGAACAAAACGCCTACGGCGCGCTGGAATCGATCACCGATGCCACCGAACGGCTGCGCGCGCTGTTCCACCTGATCGCGCACCACAACAAGACCCACATCATTTATTCCGAACTATTGAAGGCAAGCGACCACGCTGCAGTGCAGGCGGTGCTGGCGCATGTGCTGGAACGCCGGGTCGGCTTCCTGTTCGGTTCCTTCCGGCAAGCTGGCCTGAGCCAGAAAGATGCATTGAACCGCGCGCGTATGACCTATGCGGTGTACGTCGGCTTCCTGCAGCTTGAACTGCCGAAATTCCAGGCACGCCAGCCCATCGACGGTTTCGACGGCTACATCGAACACATGATGGCGACCCTGATCCCGAAACCCTGA
- a CDS encoding phosphoenolpyruvate carboxykinase (GTP), producing MNAHLKDIASTASKLAALNDWVAGIALLTKPAAIHWCDGSDGENAALIAQMQADGTLIKLNEQTHPDSWLHRSHPDDVARVEHLTFVCTPEQDEAGPNNHWMSPADGHAKMDALFDGCMEGRTMYVIPYCMGPIDSPLSRCGVEITDSPYVVANMRIMTRMGAAALARIEREGTFVKGLHSTGELDPNRRYIMHFPEELTIKSYGSGYGGNALLGKKCHALRIASHQARKEGWLAEHMLILGLENPQGETHYIAAAFPSACGKTNLAMLIPPEGYRRDGWKVWTIGDDICWMRPGADGRLYAINPEAGFFGVAPGTSEKSNPNALASIQSDTIFTNVGTTADNQPWWEGIDNGQQPATDWRGEAYDPAKRPAAHPNSRFTVSAKQCPSYSPMAEDAQGVPISAIVFGGRRASLVPLVFEARDWTHGVLVGAAMGSETTAAATGAVGVMRRDPMAMKPFCGYNFADYFAHWLSFDQPSAKLPKIFHVNWFRKGDDGKFLWPGFGDNLRVLEWMIKRVEDKADAVETPIGHLPSQTDLNLDGIELSDEARTRLFGYDKAGWQAEFASIGEYLDEYGPRMPEALKVEQRRVADALR from the coding sequence ATGAACGCACATTTGAAAGACATCGCATCCACCGCCAGCAAACTGGCTGCGCTGAATGACTGGGTTGCCGGCATCGCCCTGCTCACCAAGCCCGCCGCGATCCACTGGTGCGACGGCAGCGACGGCGAGAACGCCGCCCTCATCGCGCAGATGCAGGCCGATGGCACCCTGATCAAGCTCAACGAGCAGACCCATCCGGACAGCTGGCTGCATCGTTCGCATCCCGACGATGTTGCGCGCGTCGAACACCTGACCTTTGTCTGCACGCCCGAGCAGGACGAAGCCGGCCCGAACAACCACTGGATGTCGCCTGCCGATGGCCACGCCAAGATGGACGCGCTGTTCGACGGCTGCATGGAAGGGCGCACCATGTACGTGATCCCGTACTGCATGGGGCCGATCGATTCGCCGCTGTCGCGTTGCGGCGTGGAGATCACCGATTCGCCTTACGTGGTCGCCAACATGCGGATCATGACCCGCATGGGTGCCGCCGCGCTGGCGCGCATCGAACGCGAAGGCACGTTCGTGAAAGGCCTGCACTCCACCGGCGAGCTCGATCCGAACCGCCGCTACATCATGCATTTCCCGGAAGAACTGACGATCAAGTCGTACGGCTCCGGTTATGGCGGTAACGCGCTGCTCGGCAAGAAATGCCATGCGCTGCGCATCGCATCGCACCAGGCGCGCAAGGAAGGCTGGCTGGCCGAACACATGCTGATCCTGGGACTGGAGAACCCGCAAGGCGAAACGCACTACATCGCCGCCGCGTTCCCCAGCGCCTGTGGCAAGACGAACCTTGCGATGCTGATTCCGCCGGAAGGCTATCGCCGCGACGGCTGGAAGGTATGGACCATCGGTGACGACATCTGCTGGATGCGCCCCGGTGCCGACGGCCGCCTGTACGCGATCAACCCCGAAGCAGGCTTCTTCGGCGTGGCGCCGGGCACCTCGGAGAAATCCAACCCCAATGCGCTGGCTTCGATCCAGTCCGACACCATCTTCACCAATGTCGGCACCACTGCCGACAACCAGCCGTGGTGGGAAGGCATCGACAACGGCCAGCAGCCCGCCACCGACTGGCGCGGTGAAGCCTATGATCCGGCCAAACGGCCTGCCGCCCATCCGAACTCGCGCTTCACCGTCAGCGCCAAGCAGTGTCCGAGCTATTCGCCGATGGCCGAAGACGCGCAAGGCGTGCCGATCAGCGCCATCGTGTTCGGTGGCCGCCGCGCGTCACTGGTGCCGCTGGTATTCGAGGCCCGCGACTGGACGCATGGCGTGCTGGTCGGTGCCGCAATGGGTTCTGAGACCACGGCGGCGGCCACCGGTGCGGTCGGCGTGATGCGCCGCGACCCGATGGCGATGAAACCGTTCTGCGGCTACAACTTCGCCGACTACTTCGCCCACTGGCTGTCGTTCGATCAGCCCAGTGCGAAGCTGCCGAAAATCTTCCACGTCAATTGGTTCCGCAAAGGCGACGACGGCAAGTTCCTGTGGCCCGGCTTCGGCGACAACCTGCGCGTGCTGGAGTGGATGATCAAGCGCGTCGAGGACAAGGCGGATGCGGTGGAGACCCCGATCGGGCATCTGCCTTCGCAAACCGATCTCAACCTCGATGGCATCGAGCTGTCCGATGAAGCACGAACCAGGCTGTTCGGCTACGACAAGGCGGGGTGGCAAGCCGAGTTCGCCAGCATCGGCGAGTATCTAGATGAATACGGGCCGCGGATGCCCGAAGCGTTGAAAGTGGAGCAGAGACGCGTCGCAGATGCGCTTCGATAA